From the Carassius auratus strain Wakin unplaced genomic scaffold, ASM336829v1 scaf_tig00013767, whole genome shotgun sequence genome, one window contains:
- the LOC113074167 gene encoding transcription factor E3-like isoform X2 — MSSQQSVRPEKGRPEVMLPGQQAPHEHPQTVYVILDSSESVNLISVEPLLPESGIVADIEVEGVFSTDSDTFYELKSQPITPSGSVTPADPVTPAGSVMTSRVLMRQELMRQQAQDQERREAQKQASSAQQRPNDATPAISVTSTLPATPTQVPVEVLKVQTHLENPTKYHIQQAQRQQVKQYLSHTLGNKIANQTLVTSPSPQPTSAPVLAPAASSTPSSPLAVLSLGSNKEEIEDVIDDIISLESSLNDEFMTLIDSGLQLPSTLPVSGNLLDVYSSQGMAAPTITVSSSCPADLQNVKNAEVKAIMKERQKKDNHNLIERRRRFNINDRIKELGALIPKSSDPEMRWNKGTILKASVDYIRKLQKEQQRAKDMEMRQKKLEHANRSLLLRIQELEMQTRLHGVSSSQKSDSTLTQTQTLTLDHNPSNDLSKTLLSLNQTTPSSFLSPPSSTSSVGGTVTSPLDLGTLNFSELDDPTASVFNPALMAEMGLEDILMDDVGALSPVGGADPLLSSVSPGASKTSSRRSSFSMEEDL; from the exons ATGTCCAGCCAGCAGTCCGTCAGACCCGAGAAGGGCAGACCGGAAGTGATGTTACCTGGGCAACAGGCGCCGCACGAGCATCCTCAGACCGTCTACGTCATATTAGACTCCTCCGAATCTGTCAATCTCATCAG TGTTGAACCCCTTCTTCCTGAGTCTGGGATCGTGGCAGATATTGAGGTAGAAGGTGTTTTCTCCACCGATTCGGACACTTTCTATGAGCTGAAGAGTCAACCCATCACCCCGAG TGGCTCTGTGACCCCTGCTGACCCTGTGACCCCAGCCGGCTCCGTGATGACGTCACGTGTGTTGATGAGGCAGGAGCTGATGCGCCAACAGGCTCAGGACCAGGAGAGACGGGAGGCCCAGAAACAGGCCTCCAGCGCTCAGCAGCGGCCCAATGACGCCACCCCTGCCATCTCCGTCACATCCACCCTCCCGGCTACACCGACCCAGGTGCCTGTGGAAGTGCTGAAG GTTCAAACTCACTTGGAAAACCCAACAAAGTACCACATCCAACAAGCTCAGAGGCAGCAAGTGAAGCAATACCTTTCTCACACCCTTGGCAATAAAATAGCCAATCAGACGCTGGTGACATCGCCCTCGCCCCAGCCCACCTCCGCTCCTGTGCTGGCTCCTGCCGCCAGTAGCACTCCCAGCAGCCCACTGGCGGTGCTCAGCCTGGGATCAAACAAAGAAGAG ATCGAAGACGTcattgatgacatcatcagcctggAATCGAGTTTAAACGATGAATTCATGACACTGATCGACTCCGGTTTGCAGCTTCCCAGCACG CTGCCAGTCTCAGGAAACCTCCTGGATGTGTACAGCAGTCAGGGCATGGCGGCACCCACCATCACCGTCAGCAGCTCCTGCCCTGCAGACCTCCAAAACGTCAAGA ATGCAGAGGTGAAAGCTATTATGAAGGAGAGACAGAAAAAAGACAACCATAACTTGA TTGAGAGAAGAAGAAGGTTCAACATTAACGACCGCATTAAGGAACTAGGAGCTCTCATTCCAAAGTCTTCTGACCC CGAGATGCGCTGGAACAAGGGCACCATCTTAAAGGCATCCGTCGACTACATCCGTAAGCTACAGAAAGAGCAGCAGAGAGCCAAAGACATGGAGATGAGACAGAAGAAACTGGAACACGCCAACCGCAGCCTGCTGCTGCGCATTCAG GAGCTGGAAATGCAAACTCGTCTCCACGGCGTCTCATCATCTCAGAAATCTGACTCCACGCTGACCCAGACGCAGACTTTAACTCTGGATCACAACCCCAGCAACGATCTCTCCAAGACCCTCCTGTCCCTCAACCAGACCACGCCCTCTTCTTTCTTATCTCCACCTTCTTCCACTTCCTCAGTGGGTGGGACGGTCACCAGCCCCCTGGACCTCGGGACACTCAACTTCAGCGAGCTGGACGACCCCACAGCCTCCGTGTTTAATCCAGCCCTGATGGCAGAGATGGgattagaagatattttgatggaTGACGTTGGTGCTCTGTCGCCTGTAGGGGGCGCCGATCCCCTGCTTTCCTCTGTTTCTCCGGGAGCATCCAAAACGAGTAGTCGTAGAAGTAGCTTCAGCATGGAAGAAGACTTGTGA
- the LOC113074167 gene encoding transcription factor E3-like isoform X1: MSSQQSVRPEKGRPEVMLPGQQAPHEHPQTVYVILDSSESVNLISVEPLLPESGIVADIEVEGVFSTDSDTFYELKSQPITPSGSVTPADPVTPAGSVMTSRVLMRQELMRQQAQDQERREAQKQASSAQQRPNDATPAISVTSTLPATPTQVPVEVLKVQTHLENPTKYHIQQAQRQQVKQYLSHTLGNKIANQTLVTSPSPQPTSAPVLAPAASSTPSSPLAVLSLGSNKEEIEDVIDDIISLESSLNDEFMTLIDSGLQLPSTLPVSGNLLDVYSSQGMAAPTITVSSSCPADLQNVKSELTDAEVKAIMKERQKKDNHNLIERRRRFNINDRIKELGALIPKSSDPEMRWNKGTILKASVDYIRKLQKEQQRAKDMEMRQKKLEHANRSLLLRIQELEMQTRLHGVSSSQKSDSTLTQTQTLTLDHNPSNDLSKTLLSLNQTTPSSFLSPPSSTSSVGGTVTSPLDLGTLNFSELDDPTASVFNPALMAEMGLEDILMDDVGALSPVGGADPLLSSVSPGASKTSSRRSSFSMEEDL; encoded by the exons ATGTCCAGCCAGCAGTCCGTCAGACCCGAGAAGGGCAGACCGGAAGTGATGTTACCTGGGCAACAGGCGCCGCACGAGCATCCTCAGACCGTCTACGTCATATTAGACTCCTCCGAATCTGTCAATCTCATCAG TGTTGAACCCCTTCTTCCTGAGTCTGGGATCGTGGCAGATATTGAGGTAGAAGGTGTTTTCTCCACCGATTCGGACACTTTCTATGAGCTGAAGAGTCAACCCATCACCCCGAG TGGCTCTGTGACCCCTGCTGACCCTGTGACCCCAGCCGGCTCCGTGATGACGTCACGTGTGTTGATGAGGCAGGAGCTGATGCGCCAACAGGCTCAGGACCAGGAGAGACGGGAGGCCCAGAAACAGGCCTCCAGCGCTCAGCAGCGGCCCAATGACGCCACCCCTGCCATCTCCGTCACATCCACCCTCCCGGCTACACCGACCCAGGTGCCTGTGGAAGTGCTGAAG GTTCAAACTCACTTGGAAAACCCAACAAAGTACCACATCCAACAAGCTCAGAGGCAGCAAGTGAAGCAATACCTTTCTCACACCCTTGGCAATAAAATAGCCAATCAGACGCTGGTGACATCGCCCTCGCCCCAGCCCACCTCCGCTCCTGTGCTGGCTCCTGCCGCCAGTAGCACTCCCAGCAGCCCACTGGCGGTGCTCAGCCTGGGATCAAACAAAGAAGAG ATCGAAGACGTcattgatgacatcatcagcctggAATCGAGTTTAAACGATGAATTCATGACACTGATCGACTCCGGTTTGCAGCTTCCCAGCACG CTGCCAGTCTCAGGAAACCTCCTGGATGTGTACAGCAGTCAGGGCATGGCGGCACCCACCATCACCGTCAGCAGCTCCTGCCCTGCAGACCTCCAAAACGTCAAGAGTGAGTTGACCG ATGCAGAGGTGAAAGCTATTATGAAGGAGAGACAGAAAAAAGACAACCATAACTTGA TTGAGAGAAGAAGAAGGTTCAACATTAACGACCGCATTAAGGAACTAGGAGCTCTCATTCCAAAGTCTTCTGACCC CGAGATGCGCTGGAACAAGGGCACCATCTTAAAGGCATCCGTCGACTACATCCGTAAGCTACAGAAAGAGCAGCAGAGAGCCAAAGACATGGAGATGAGACAGAAGAAACTGGAACACGCCAACCGCAGCCTGCTGCTGCGCATTCAG GAGCTGGAAATGCAAACTCGTCTCCACGGCGTCTCATCATCTCAGAAATCTGACTCCACGCTGACCCAGACGCAGACTTTAACTCTGGATCACAACCCCAGCAACGATCTCTCCAAGACCCTCCTGTCCCTCAACCAGACCACGCCCTCTTCTTTCTTATCTCCACCTTCTTCCACTTCCTCAGTGGGTGGGACGGTCACCAGCCCCCTGGACCTCGGGACACTCAACTTCAGCGAGCTGGACGACCCCACAGCCTCCGTGTTTAATCCAGCCCTGATGGCAGAGATGGgattagaagatattttgatggaTGACGTTGGTGCTCTGTCGCCTGTAGGGGGCGCCGATCCCCTGCTTTCCTCTGTTTCTCCGGGAGCATCCAAAACGAGTAGTCGTAGAAGTAGCTTCAGCATGGAAGAAGACTTGTGA
- the LOC113074166 gene encoding myoD family inhibitor-like isoform X1: METEALDVQQRDGGQGSAPDKFMPQESHVHTTQPQATRKPDITGPVPAEIVVNGRNESLTDSVSTNDDALLLPDHIPTVSRKIEKGNVKPSIPSGSAIIRTPPASSSGGSTPRPTTQQKCNGHAKCNGHRKHTPSTSKSKQRFKADASQIQRVAGDDCCAHCILACLFCEVLSWCSAVAQCLACGLECDALCCCGEAATGGLACCTEDTCSALLDCGILEDCCQSSDCLEICVECCSICFTA, from the exons ATGGAGACAGAAGCCCTGGATGTCCAACAGCGGGACGGAGGGCAGGGCAGCGCACCGGACAAGTTCATGCCCCAGGAGAGTCATGTCCACACGACACAACCACAGGCCACCCGCAAACCTGACATCACAG GTCCTGTCCCAGCTGAGATTGTTGTCAACGGAAGAAATGAGTCCCTGACAGACAGTGTCTCAACCAATGATGATGCTTTACTGCTTCCTGACCACATACCTACAGTTTCACGCAAAATAGAGAAAGGCAACG TGAAGCCCAGTATTCCCAGTGGCTCTGCTATAATTCGTACTCCTCCGGCTTCTTCATCAGGAGGATCGACGCCTCGCCCGACAACACAACAGAAATGCAACGGACATGCAAAGTGCAAtggacacagaaaacacacaccctCCACCTCCAAGAGCAAGCAGCGCTTCAAGGCTGATGCCTCGCAGATACAGAGAGTAGCTGGAGATG ACTGCTGTGCACACTGCATCCTAGCGTGTCTGTTCTGCGAGGTGCTGTCGTGGTGTTCGGCCGTGGCTCAGTGTTTGGCCTGCGGTCTGGAGTGTGACGCTCTCTGCTGCTGTGGGGAAGCGGCCACCGGAGGTCTGGCCTGCTGTACTGAGGACACCTGCTCTGCCCTGCTGGATTGTGGGATACTGGAGGACTGTTGCCAGTCTTCAGACTGTCTGGAGATCTGTGTGGAATGCTGCTCCATCTGTTTCACTGCCTAA
- the LOC113074167 gene encoding transcription factor E3-like isoform X3 produces the protein MTSRVLMRQELMRQQAQDQERREAQKQASSAQQRPNDATPAISVTSTLPATPTQVPVEVLKVQTHLENPTKYHIQQAQRQQVKQYLSHTLGNKIANQTLVTSPSPQPTSAPVLAPAASSTPSSPLAVLSLGSNKEEIEDVIDDIISLESSLNDEFMTLIDSGLQLPSTLPVSGNLLDVYSSQGMAAPTITVSSSCPADLQNVKSELTDAEVKAIMKERQKKDNHNLIERRRRFNINDRIKELGALIPKSSDPEMRWNKGTILKASVDYIRKLQKEQQRAKDMEMRQKKLEHANRSLLLRIQELEMQTRLHGVSSSQKSDSTLTQTQTLTLDHNPSNDLSKTLLSLNQTTPSSFLSPPSSTSSVGGTVTSPLDLGTLNFSELDDPTASVFNPALMAEMGLEDILMDDVGALSPVGGADPLLSSVSPGASKTSSRRSSFSMEEDL, from the exons ATGACGTCACGTGTGTTGATGAGGCAGGAGCTGATGCGCCAACAGGCTCAGGACCAGGAGAGACGGGAGGCCCAGAAACAGGCCTCCAGCGCTCAGCAGCGGCCCAATGACGCCACCCCTGCCATCTCCGTCACATCCACCCTCCCGGCTACACCGACCCAGGTGCCTGTGGAAGTGCTGAAG GTTCAAACTCACTTGGAAAACCCAACAAAGTACCACATCCAACAAGCTCAGAGGCAGCAAGTGAAGCAATACCTTTCTCACACCCTTGGCAATAAAATAGCCAATCAGACGCTGGTGACATCGCCCTCGCCCCAGCCCACCTCCGCTCCTGTGCTGGCTCCTGCCGCCAGTAGCACTCCCAGCAGCCCACTGGCGGTGCTCAGCCTGGGATCAAACAAAGAAGAG ATCGAAGACGTcattgatgacatcatcagcctggAATCGAGTTTAAACGATGAATTCATGACACTGATCGACTCCGGTTTGCAGCTTCCCAGCACG CTGCCAGTCTCAGGAAACCTCCTGGATGTGTACAGCAGTCAGGGCATGGCGGCACCCACCATCACCGTCAGCAGCTCCTGCCCTGCAGACCTCCAAAACGTCAAGAGTGAGTTGACCG ATGCAGAGGTGAAAGCTATTATGAAGGAGAGACAGAAAAAAGACAACCATAACTTGA TTGAGAGAAGAAGAAGGTTCAACATTAACGACCGCATTAAGGAACTAGGAGCTCTCATTCCAAAGTCTTCTGACCC CGAGATGCGCTGGAACAAGGGCACCATCTTAAAGGCATCCGTCGACTACATCCGTAAGCTACAGAAAGAGCAGCAGAGAGCCAAAGACATGGAGATGAGACAGAAGAAACTGGAACACGCCAACCGCAGCCTGCTGCTGCGCATTCAG GAGCTGGAAATGCAAACTCGTCTCCACGGCGTCTCATCATCTCAGAAATCTGACTCCACGCTGACCCAGACGCAGACTTTAACTCTGGATCACAACCCCAGCAACGATCTCTCCAAGACCCTCCTGTCCCTCAACCAGACCACGCCCTCTTCTTTCTTATCTCCACCTTCTTCCACTTCCTCAGTGGGTGGGACGGTCACCAGCCCCCTGGACCTCGGGACACTCAACTTCAGCGAGCTGGACGACCCCACAGCCTCCGTGTTTAATCCAGCCCTGATGGCAGAGATGGgattagaagatattttgatggaTGACGTTGGTGCTCTGTCGCCTGTAGGGGGCGCCGATCCCCTGCTTTCCTCTGTTTCTCCGGGAGCATCCAAAACGAGTAGTCGTAGAAGTAGCTTCAGCATGGAAGAAGACTTGTGA
- the LOC113074166 gene encoding myoD family inhibitor-like isoform X2, whose amino-acid sequence METEALDVQQRDGGQGSAPDKFMPQESHVHTTQPQATRKPDITGPVPAEIVVNGRNESLTDSVSTNDDALLLPDHIPTVSRKIEKGNGGSTPRPTTQQKCNGHAKCNGHRKHTPSTSKSKQRFKADASQIQRVAGDDCCAHCILACLFCEVLSWCSAVAQCLACGLECDALCCCGEAATGGLACCTEDTCSALLDCGILEDCCQSSDCLEICVECCSICFTA is encoded by the exons ATGGAGACAGAAGCCCTGGATGTCCAACAGCGGGACGGAGGGCAGGGCAGCGCACCGGACAAGTTCATGCCCCAGGAGAGTCATGTCCACACGACACAACCACAGGCCACCCGCAAACCTGACATCACAG GTCCTGTCCCAGCTGAGATTGTTGTCAACGGAAGAAATGAGTCCCTGACAGACAGTGTCTCAACCAATGATGATGCTTTACTGCTTCCTGACCACATACCTACAGTTTCACGCAAAATAGAGAAAGGCAACG GAGGATCGACGCCTCGCCCGACAACACAACAGAAATGCAACGGACATGCAAAGTGCAAtggacacagaaaacacacaccctCCACCTCCAAGAGCAAGCAGCGCTTCAAGGCTGATGCCTCGCAGATACAGAGAGTAGCTGGAGATG ACTGCTGTGCACACTGCATCCTAGCGTGTCTGTTCTGCGAGGTGCTGTCGTGGTGTTCGGCCGTGGCTCAGTGTTTGGCCTGCGGTCTGGAGTGTGACGCTCTCTGCTGCTGTGGGGAAGCGGCCACCGGAGGTCTGGCCTGCTGTACTGAGGACACCTGCTCTGCCCTGCTGGATTGTGGGATACTGGAGGACTGTTGCCAGTCTTCAGACTGTCTGGAGATCTGTGTGGAATGCTGCTCCATCTGTTTCACTGCCTAA